TCGGCGCCTCGTGCGGCGGCACCGAGTCGAGCAGCACCGGCACGAGCCGGCCGGATTCGATGTCGTCGCCCACCACCTCGGTGCCGAGCAGCGCGATGCCCGCGCCGGCGAGCACGGCCGCACGCAGCCCTTCGAGGTGATTCACGATCAGGTTGCCGTTGAGGTTCACGCGCGACGCGGCCGCCGCGTCGATCACCAGCGCGTCGAGCATCGTCGAATTCGACTCGCGCCGCAGGTAGTTGTGGTGCGCGAGATCGGCAATCGTCCCGGGCGTGCCGTGCTTGTCGAGATACTCGGGCGACGCGACCAGCAGGATGTGCGCGGTCGCGATCTGCCGCGCGACCAGCGACGACGATTTCAATCCGTTCGGCGCCGCGCGCACCGCGACGTCGTAGCCTTCCTCGATCAGGTCGACCACCCGATCGGACAGCGTCATGTCGACGGTCACGTCCGGGAAACGGCCCGCGTAATCGGTGACGGCCTGCATCACGTGCCGCAGCCCGAACGCGGACAACGACGTCACGCGCAGCCGGCCCTGCGGCACCACGCTCGCGGCGCCGACGGCCTGCCCGGCTTCGTCGAGTTCCGACAGCGCCTGCACCAGGCGCTCATAGTATTCGCGTCCCGCCTCGGTAGGCGCGACGCGTCGTGTCGTGCGATGCAGCAGCCGCGCGCCGAGCTGCTGCTCGAGATGCATCACGTGCTTGCTCGCCATCGCGGCCGACATCTGCATGCGCTCCGCCGCGCCGACGAAGCTGCCCACTTCGACGACGTAGCGAAACACATTCATGCTGACGAGGGTATCCATCGAACTAGCTCGCAATTCCTGGGAATCATGCAATTACGAGATAGGGTAACAAAGGCGAGGAAACAGAAAGGTCAACAAAGGCAAAACGGCGCCGCGGGTGGCGGCGCCGTTTCGGGCGGAAAACATGCAGCCGGAATGCGCGATTGTCGCGCGCGGCCGGCGAACCGATCGCGCGTATGCGTCAGAATTTCGCGCGGATACCTGCGCCGAACGTGTTGCCGGTCGACAGGCCGCTGATGTGATCGTTCATGTACGCAGCGTAGACGTCCGTGCGCTTGGACAGCGGATAGTCGTAGCCGACGGCCCAGGTCTGGCGCGTCTGGTCGAGGCCGCCCGCGTCGCGCGAATACGCGTACGACGCCATCGCGCTGCCCACGCCGAGCGGCACCGACACGCCGCCCTGCGCGGTATTCACGTGCCAGCTGCCCGCGACCTGGTCATTCTTCGTATACATGTACTGGCCGAACAGCTTCACGAGCTTCAGGTCGTAGGTCGCACCGACCAGCGCGATGCCCTGGCTCTTCATGCCGGTGACGAGCGCGCTCAGGTCCTGCGGGCCGTTGTTGAAGTTCACGTACTGATACACGGCGGTCGCCGCGAACGGGCCGTTCGCGTAGTTGAACTGCGCGCTCCACTTCTTCGAGCGGTTGTCGCCGGCCTGGTTGCCGAGCGCGTACATCGCGCCGAAGTTCAGGCCACCGAACGACGGCGACGTATACGACAGCGCGTTGTTCCAGCCCGAATCGCCCACCGCGCCCTGGTCGCTCGGATAGGTCGGGAACGTGCCGAGGCCGAGGAACACGTGGTACACCATCGGCGAGAAGGTGTACGAGTCGTAGAACGGGTTGAACAGGATCGTCGACAGGAACAGGTGCGTCGTCAGGCGGCCTGCCGTCACCGTGCCGTACGGCGAGCTGATGCCGACGTACGCGTTGCGCGCGAAGAACGTATCGCCCTGGAAGCGGCCGAACTGGCCGTTCTGTGCGCGGAAGAAGCTCTCCAACGTGAAGATTGCCTTGTAGCCGTTGCCGAGATCCTCGGCACCGTGCAGGCCCCAGTACGACGTCGACATCCCGCCGCCGCTCACGTTCCAGGCACGGTCGCCGCCCGGGAACTTGGTTGCGCCGACCCATTCGTCGACCTGACCGTAGAGCGACACGCTCGACTGCGCATGGACGGGAGCGGTGGCCGCCACGCAGGCGGCTGCGGCGATCAGCTTGACGGACGTGCGCGACGCACGGCGAGCGAATGCATTCATTGGATCTCCAGATTTTGTCGAATTGTCGATAAGTGGCGCGAGCGTTGTTGTTTGGAGCCGAGTGCTTGCGTCGTATGGGGCGCAGCCATCTTTACGGATCATTCGTCCGGTCAAAATTGCGCACACTTATTGCTGGTATAGCGCCAGCATTAACTTCGCGGAATCGAACCATGGCCGGAAACACGTCGGCGGCCCGCCACGAAAGCGGCCGCGCGGCGGGACGGCGGCGTGGCATACGCGCGCCGGGCGCGAAAGATAGCGCAATGCGGCGGGAAAATCAGCGGAAATCTGCGCGCGACTGTGGCGAATTCGCATCAGCCGGCGGGGGGACGAGCGCGCGGGCGCTCAGTTTCGGTAGAACGGGGAGAAAGACGGCGAGTGCGCAGGCTCTTCCTGCGAGCGGGGCGGCGGCATCGGACGGCCGCCGCGCTCCTCGTTGTAGCGCGCGACGTCGGCGCGGATCGAACCGGCACGCAGCGGCACGTTGCCGCCGCCCGGCGGGTGCGGCATCTGGCGCGTGTCGGCGCTGATCGGGCGATACGGGCTTTGCGCGGCGTAATGGCCATACGACGGCGTCGGTCGCAGCCCCCAGCGGGAGCCGTAGCTGCTCACGCCGCCGGCACGCGCACCGGCGGGCGGCGGAACGCGACGCCAGACGGGCCCGCCGCCAGACGACTGACCGTACGCGCGCATGTCGCCGCCGCCGAAGCCGTGGCCGCCGAACGCATGACCGCCGTGTGGCGGTTGCGCGAGCGCGAGCGGCATCAGCAGCGCGCCGAGCACGCCTGCCACCCATCGTCCGATCTTCCGTTTCACCCGTTCCGTCATCGTTCAGTGCCTGTCGACGCCCGCCGCCGGCTCCTTTCGGCCGACGCAAGGCTTTCAGCAGTAATTTATGAGCGGTCCGAAAGTGTGTCGAGCCAAAAAGTGTTATGTCGCCGGCATCGGTGTAACACCATGTTACCTCTAGGTTTTTTCACTTCAGGGCGCGAACGCGACAGAACATTCTTCTGCCGTTTTGCGCATGGCCGGGCAGGCGCGATGGCCGTTGTCGCATGCAGTCGATTCATCAATCGATTCCCACAATGAATTTGTGTAGTGAATCACCAACCGGGACAATATCGCCATCCGCGCGCGCGACGCGCGCCTCCGTCGTTTCCGAATCGAGTTCCCGATGGCCCGTCCCCGTTTTCTTCCCGACAACTTCACGCTCGCGCTCGTCGGCACCGTCGTGCTCGCGAGCCTCCTGCCCTGCCGCGGCCCGGCCGCGCACGCGTTCAACTGGGCGACCAACATCGCCGTCGGCCTGCTGTTCTTCCTGCATGGCGCGAAGCTGTCGCGCGAAGCTGTCGTCGCGGGCGCGACCCACTGGCGGCTGCACGCGGTCGTGCTGCTCAGCACGTTCGCGCTGTTCCCGCTGCTCGGCCTCGCGCTGAAACCCGTGCTGCAGCCGCTCGTCACGCCCACGCTTTATGCGGGCGTGCTGTTCCTGTGCACGCTGCCGTCGACGGTCCAGTCGTCGATCGCCTTCACGTCGATCGCGAAGGGCAACGTGCCGGCCGCCGTGTGCGCGGCATCCGCGTCGAGCCTGCTCGGGATCTTCGTCACGCCGGCACTCGTCGGGCTGATGGTCACGTCGCAGTCGGCCGCCGCCGCGTCGCCGTGGAGCACCGTCGGCAGCATCGTGATGCAGCTGCTCGTGCCGTTCGTCGCCGGCCAGTTGCTGCGGCCCGTGATCGGCGGCTGGATCGATCGCAACCGTGGCGTACTGCGCTTCGTCGACCAGGGCTCGATCCTGCTGGTCGTCTACGTCGCGTTCAGCGAGGCCGTCAACCAG
The nucleotide sequence above comes from Burkholderia pyrrocinia. Encoded proteins:
- a CDS encoding LysR family transcriptional regulator — its product is MDTLVSMNVFRYVVEVGSFVGAAERMQMSAAMASKHVMHLEQQLGARLLHRTTRRVAPTEAGREYYERLVQALSELDEAGQAVGAASVVPQGRLRVTSLSAFGLRHVMQAVTDYAGRFPDVTVDMTLSDRVVDLIEEGYDVAVRAAPNGLKSSSLVARQIATAHILLVASPEYLDKHGTPGTIADLAHHNYLRRESNSTMLDALVIDAAAASRVNLNGNLIVNHLEGLRAAVLAGAGIALLGTEVVGDDIESGRLVPVLLDSVPPHEAPIYAVYASRRHVSAKVRSFVDFLAARFEGQSLCPSIESHLRVLPITRMKRAV
- a CDS encoding porin yields the protein MNAFARRASRTSVKLIAAAACVAATAPVHAQSSVSLYGQVDEWVGATKFPGGDRAWNVSGGGMSTSYWGLHGAEDLGNGYKAIFTLESFFRAQNGQFGRFQGDTFFARNAYVGISSPYGTVTAGRLTTHLFLSTILFNPFYDSYTFSPMVYHVFLGLGTFPTYPSDQGAVGDSGWNNALSYTSPSFGGLNFGAMYALGNQAGDNRSKKWSAQFNYANGPFAATAVYQYVNFNNGPQDLSALVTGMKSQGIALVGATYDLKLVKLFGQYMYTKNDQVAGSWHVNTAQGGVSVPLGVGSAMASYAYSRDAGGLDQTRQTWAVGYDYPLSKRTDVYAAYMNDHISGLSTGNTFGAGIRAKF
- a CDS encoding peptide-binding protein, encoding MTERVKRKIGRWVAGVLGALLMPLALAQPPHGGHAFGGHGFGGGDMRAYGQSSGGGPVWRRVPPPAGARAGGVSSYGSRWGLRPTPSYGHYAAQSPYRPISADTRQMPHPPGGGNVPLRAGSIRADVARYNEERGGRPMPPPRSQEEPAHSPSFSPFYRN
- a CDS encoding bile acid:sodium symporter family protein; translated protein: MARPRFLPDNFTLALVGTVVLASLLPCRGPAAHAFNWATNIAVGLLFFLHGAKLSREAVVAGATHWRLHAVVLLSTFALFPLLGLALKPVLQPLVTPTLYAGVLFLCTLPSTVQSSIAFTSIAKGNVPAAVCAASASSLLGIFVTPALVGLMVTSQSAAAASPWSTVGSIVMQLLVPFVAGQLLRPVIGGWIDRNRGVLRFVDQGSILLVVYVAFSEAVNQGLWHQIPARALGGLLVANLVLLAIALLLTAFVSKRLGFNRADQITIIFCGSKKSLAAGVPMAKVIFSANAVGAIVLPLMLFHQIQLMACAALAQRWGARDMSGEGDEGDATSAPGALSAGKR